The following DNA comes from candidate division WOR-3 bacterium.
TGATTCATTGAATCAATGGGTTACCAAACTTCAAGGTTCAAGAGAATCGGCTTTCATAAGTTCACGCTTGGACGATATGAGAAAAAAATCAGACAGCCTTCGAGATTCTCTATCGTCATTTGAGAGTCGCTATAGGATTTTTTCGCTGGATGATGAAATGAGAGCCACTGTAGAAGTATATGCTAATTTGGCTCGGCAATTAATGCAGAAGGAAGTCGAGTTGTCGAAATGGGAGAGGTTTGCAGAAGGCGCGCCGATCCGGAGATCCATCGAGACGGAAATTGAGAGCATAAGGAAGAAACTGTCAGACCTTGAGACAAACTGGCACTCTAGCATTGTTACTAAAGTTCCCATTTCAAGACTGCCACTCCTTCAGTATGAGCACACAAACCTCCTACGTACTAAGAGGACACTTGATTCTTTAAGTAGCTATCTGCTGTTGGAATATGAAATCGCACGATTGAAATCGTCAGTAAATACTCCAACTGTCTATGTGATTGATGAAGCTATTCCACCCGAAAAGAGGATATGGCCATCGCGCGTGAAGATTGTATTGTTATCATTTTTGTTTGGATTGTTCTTTAATATGGTATTGGTATTGGCTGTCGAAAATGTCAAAATAAAGTGGAAATTGTAGAAAAAAGTCTTAAGAACCCATATTATTGGTTTTATCTATCTTTGATGCTATTATGCGTTCTGGCTTTTTGTCATTATCATCTTGAGATAGCGGCGAAGATTTTCCTAACAATCTCATTAATCTTAGTGCTCACGTTCACTTTTGATTTCCCTCGAGCGCTTGTTTTCGCCACAATTTTTGCAAGCATTTTGGCGTACGTCATTGTTGATGAGCGCATACTGTTGGGCTATTCCTTCCGAGTCGGGTTCGCGGACCTTATTGTGTTGCTTCAGATATGTATGTTTTTAATATATAGATCTGTCAATCCCGAGAAACCCGGGGCAAAGGACGTTTTTGTGGTGCCGATGGTTCTTTTCTTGATTGGGGTCGCGCTTTCATTCTCAGTTGCGACTGACAGGAGCGTATCTTTCTACTACTTCTGTCTCTTGTTGTCTGGGTATTTGTTCTACCGATTCATCATTCTTGTCTTCAATACCGAACAAGATATTAAGTTGCTAGCATTCGGAAGCATTGCGGCACTTGTTTTTGTAATAGTCAGAGCATTTGTTCTGATACCCGCAACGGCACAGGCGAGAGCGGGGATATTCCTTGCAAACCGAACAGGTTTTGTTTTTTCAGGACCCAACGGTCTTGCTGGAATTCTTGTTCTATTATTACCTTTTACTTTCATCGTTTTCCATTATCGAAATCTTGCACTAAAGATACTGATGGCAGTGGTATTTATATTAGGTACATATTTGTTGATGAGAACGTATTCAAGGAATGGATATATTTCTTTCATCGTGAGTATGTTGGTTATGACTGCAATGTTGGTAAGAATCAAGGGTAAATTCGTATTTGTTGCTCTCTTCGTGATAGGTGTTCCGATGATGCTCATTGGCGCAACATTCATAATGCGTTTGTTCAGCGTTACAATGTTCCAATTAGACCCTAGCGCTCTTTTGAGATTAATCATGTGGAAATCGGCCCTAAACGCATTTGGTTCATTTCCGATTACGGGCGTTGGACTAGGTAATTTCTACTATGCTACGCGGATAGTCAAGATAGGTTTTTGCCACAATTTTTATCTCAATACGCTCGCTGAAACTGGGATACTGGGTGGTTTGTCGTTAGTTGTCCTGCTTATAATGGTATTCTATAAACTATCTCGTGCATATCGACAACTCAACGATGGGTTTATTAAGCATCTCAGTGTTTGCTTGATTGGATCCTGGACATCTTTTTCCTTAAACCATATATTTGACCAGGTTTGCTTTTTTATTGACCGTACTGCAGAGATGAAGTTCTTTTGGTTCCTTTTGGGAACAACCTGTGTCTTTCTAATGTACGTTCGTAGACTGCAAAGTGAAGCGTTAAAATAGTTCGATTGCATTCAAATGCTATCTATCAAGGTAACGATATTAAATTATTCAGTTCAAGTGAGTTGTAACTATATAGTGTAATTTAATAATTTGGATGAAAGGTAATCAAGACTAA
Coding sequences within:
- a CDS encoding O-antigen ligase family protein, which codes for MFLIYRSVNPEKPGAKDVFVVPMVLFLIGVALSFSVATDRSVSFYYFCLLLSGYLFYRFIILVFNTEQDIKLLAFGSIAALVFVIVRAFVLIPATAQARAGIFLANRTGFVFSGPNGLAGILVLLLPFTFIVFHYRNLALKILMAVVFILGTYLLMRTYSRNGYISFIVSMLVMTAMLVRIKGKFVFVALFVIGVPMMLIGATFIMRLFSVTMFQLDPSALLRLIMWKSALNAFGSFPITGVGLGNFYYATRIVKIGFCHNFYLNTLAETGILGGLSLVVLLIMVFYKLSRAYRQLNDGFIKHLSVCLIGSWTSFSLNHIFDQVCFFIDRTAEMKFFWFLLGTTCVFLMYVRRLQSEALK